In Candidatus Rokuibacteriota bacterium, the genomic window TGAGGTGACGGGCTTTGACACACGCCCTGAGCAGGTGCAAGCGCTTCGCCCCCAGGGACTCAAAGCCGGGACGAGCATCGCCGAGGCGGCGGTGGGGGCGGAAGCGGTCTTCACGATCCTGCCGTCGCTGGAGAGCGTGGAGACGGTGGTCAGCGGCCCGGCCGGCCTCGTGGAGACGGCGCCTCGCGACGCCACGCTGATCCAGATGAGTACGATCTCGCCCGAGCTGACCCGTCGCCTCGGCGAGGCCGCCCAGGCCAAGGGGCTTGGGTTCCTCGACGCGCCCATGAGCGGGACCAGCGGGATGGTGGCGCGCGGCGACTGCACGATCTTCGTCGGGGGCGAGCCGGGACGGGTCGAGGCGTGCCGCCCGGTCTTTGACGCGATTGCGCGGCGGACCGCCTACGTGGGGGCGGTCGGTATGGCCTCGCTCGCGAAGCTCGCGACGAACCTCCTGGTCGCCCTCAACACGGCGGCTCTCGCCGAGGCGCTGGTCCTGGGGGCCAAGGGCGGCCTCGACCCGGCCCAGCTGGTCGATCTGCTGCGCGACAGCGCGGCGGGCTCCAGGATGCTGGACGTCCGCGGGCCCCTTATGGCGAGCCACCGCTTCGAGCCCCAGATGAAGCTCGAGCTGTTCCTGAAGGACTTCAAGCTCATGCTCGAGGAGGGCCGGCGCCTCGGCGTCGCGCTCCCGCTGACGAGCATCGCCCAGCAGCTTGCGACAGCCACAGTCGCGGCGGGCCGGGGCGGCGAGGATCTGGCGGCGATGGTCACGACGCTCGAGCTGCTGGCGGGAATGGAAGGCGGTGGCCAGACGGGGAGATCGAAATGACGGGCGACCATGACCGGTTCATGGCTCTGGCCGTCGAGGAGGCGCGGGGCGGCCTTCGGGCGGGCGAGCGCCCGTTCGGCTCCGTCGTTGTCCGCCACGGCGAAGTCATCGGGAGGGGACGGAACCTGGTCAACTCCACCAAGGACCCTACCGCCCACGCCGAGACCCTCGCCATTCGGGACGCAGCGAAGAACCTGAGCGACTCACGCCTTGCCGGCTGCATCGTCTACACCACCTGCGAGCCGTGTCCCATGTGTTGCGGGGCGATTCTCTGGGCGGGGATCGACACGCTCGTCATCGGCACGCGCTACACCTCGATCCGCCAGCTCTCGAACGGCCTGTTCGACCTTCGCGACTACACCGTGGACCGGCTCGTCGCCCTGACAGGATTCAAGCTGAACATCGTGAGCGGCGTGATGGCTGCGGAGTGCGACGCGATCTACCGCGACTGGCCGGGGTGGGCGGGGTATCCGCGCCCGGGAGGAATCCATGGCAGAGCTGATTGATCTCTCGGTGACCGTGGACGCGAGCACGCTGAGCCCGCCCTCGACCAACCTCCGGGTCGAGATCACGCCCCACCGGCGCGGCCCGGGCTTCTGGCAGGTCTCGAGCGTCCGGCAGAGCCTCCACACCGGAGCCCACATCGACTCGCCGCTCCACGTGTTCAAAGACGGGATCACCACGGCCGAGATCGGCCTGGAGCAGGTCACGGGCGACGCCGTGGTCCTCGACCTCTCCTCCATCGGGGCGAACCACGCCATCACGATCGACGATCTCAAGGGCGCCGGCGGTGACCGGGTTCGGAAGGGCGACATCGTCCTCCTCCGGACCGACTGGACCGACAAGATGTACGGGATCTGGCCCGACTACTTCACCCAGTCGCCGTTCTTCCCGCCCGAGTCGGCGGAGTGGCTCGTGGCCAAGGGGCCGAAGTCTATCGGCTTCGACTTCTTCGAGGAGTACTGCGCGCGCCTCCCCGACTTCAGCTCCGAGGACTTCCCGATGCACCGGGTCATCCTGGGGGCCGGGATCGTGATCATGGAGGGGCTGACCAACCTGGGGGCGCTCCCGCCGCGCCGCGTCGCCTTCTACGCCCCGTTCTACAAGATCGCCGGGACCGAGGGCGCCCCCGCCCGTTTCTTCGCCGCGGTTGAGTGAGGGGAGCGGGAGCACTGAAACGATGGAGGTCGCTATGACCCGCAAACAGTTCGGCGTGATGCTGGTGGCGAGCGTTCTGGTCGCGGCAGCGGTGCAGGGAGCCGGACCGGCGGCTCAGGAGCCGTACCCGACCCGGCCGATCACGATCGTGGTACCGTTCCCGCCCGGCGGCATCGCCGATCTCTCGGCGCGCCCCCTCGCGCCGGCCCTCGAACGCGTGCTGAAGCAGCCGGTCGTCGTCGCCAACAAGGCCGGCGCGGCGGGCGCGGTGGGGATGCAGTCGGTGGCGGTGGCCAAGCCGGACGGCTACACGTTGCTGCTCGGCCTCGTCAGCATCTCGACGATCCCGGAGGTGGACGCGCTGTTCGGGCGGACCCCCGCCTTCACGCGCGATCAGTTCGTCGGAATCGCCCGGCTCAACGCCGATCCCCCGATCCTCGTCGTCGGGGCCGATCAGCCGTGGAAGAGCGTGAAGGAGGTGGTCGAGGACGCGAAGCGGCGGCCGGGCGAGATCACCTACTCCTCCTCGGGGGTGTACGGCGCCTCGCACGTGCCGATGGAGATGGTCCTCCACGCCGCGGGGCTCCGGATGCGTCACCTGCCAACGACCGGCGGCGCCCCGGCGATGACTGCGGTCCTCGGCGGTCACGCCGCCATGTGGGCGTCCCCGCCCGCGCTCGCCGTCCCGCACCTGCGGGCCGGCAAGCTCCGGGCCCTCGCCACGTGGGGGGGCCAGCGGCTCGCCGCGTTCCCCGATGTGCCGACGATGCGAGAGGTGGGCTACGACATCGAGTACTACCTCTGGGCGGGCCTCTTCGCGCCGAAGAACGTGCCGGCGAACGTGGTGAAGGTGCTCAGGGATGCCGCACGCCAAGCGGTGCAGGACCCGGAGTTCAAGAGCGCGATGGAGAAAATCCAGACGCCGATCGCCTACCAGGAGGGCGACGAGTTCCGCGCCTGGTGGGACCGCGACGCCACCACCCTCGCCGCCGTCATCAAGCGGATCGGCAAGATCGAGACCAGGTAGAGGGCGTCAGTCCGGCAGCGGCCGGTAGTAGGACCTGCCCGCTCCCGTCCACTCCTGGAGCATCTTGCGGAACTGGGGGCCCATCGGGTCGATCCCGCGCATGGGCATCGTCCCGCGCCGGATCGTGAAATCGTGCGGCGCCAGCTCGCCGGCGCGCACGAAGTGCCGCTCCGCCGCGGCCGCCCGGCCCTGCTCGAAGAGCCACTGCCCGAGGCCGAACTCGGCGCGCGCCTGCTGATCTCCCGGCGTCGGGCGCGCCTGGAGCGCGCGCACCCGCGCCTCGGGCAGCGGCGGCGCCTCGCCCCGCACCCAGGCCCTGAGCGCGGTCAGGTGCTTGGCCGCTTCGAGGCCGGTGATGTGACGGAAGGTGTCGGTCCCGAAGGCCACGTCGTTGGGCCGCACGACCCGTCCACGCTCGTCGATCCAGAGGACCGTGGGCACGTTCACGATGTTGTAGAGGTCGGCCAGGACGTGCTTCGTGTCGATCAGCGACGGGTGCGTCGGCCGGGCGGCCTCGATCCACCGGCGTGCGTCCTCGGGGCTCTTGTCGAGCGCGACCGTGATCACGGTGAAGGCGAAGCCCTTCAGCTCCTCGTAGGTGGCCTGCCAGACCGGCAGGTCCAGACGGCACCCTCACCACGACGCGTAGACGACCAGCAGCACCTTCGTGCCGCGGTGCGCCGAGAGGGAATGGAGGCGCCCCTCCACATCGGGCAGCGTAAAGTCGGGCGCCTCGAGGGACGCGAGAGCGCTGGCGCGCTGGCGCGCCGAGACGCCCAGGTAAACGGCGCGCTCGTCCAGGTCGACCGCGAGGGGGCGGTCGAGGGCCTCGGCCAGCTCGGCGAGATCCACCTCGCCCGCGTCCGCCGTCTCCGGCTTGACCCCGAGCGCTTCCTCCACCGCCTGCGCCGTCAGGCGCACGCGGCCGTCCCGGATGCGCGCGGGCACTTCCACCGGGCGTCCGGCGTCGATGAGCGTGAACATGGCGCCTCCGTACGGGCCGGCCGGGGTCCCGGGATAGTCAGCGCCAGGCCCAGACCGGTTGCTCGAAGTGGTGGACACGGGTGGGTCGGCCGTGGACCACGGCCTCGCGGAGCTGGTAGATGACGGCGGCGGTCGGAGCGTGGAGCAGCGTGCCGAGGATCGGCAGCTGGATCACGGGCCGGTCGCTCTCGGGAATCGTGACGAAGCGGGGTACGCCGGGTGCCTCGAGCTCGTCGAGCGGGACCCGGTGGACGCTCGAGACCTCGGCGGGGTTCGGCGCCAGCTCGACGTCGCGTCGCCCCCAGACCACGACCGGAGTGATGATGAAGCCCGAGCGGGTGCCGTAGTCGTCGAGCAGCCCGAGCGCCGACTCGGCGCCGAGGGCGAGACCGAGCTCCTCGTCGAGCTCGCGCAGGGCGGCGCCTCCGGGGCTCTCGCCGTCTTCGATGCGGCCGCCGGGCAGCGCCCACTGCGTGGCGTGAGCCCGGAGCGTTGCCGCGCGACGCGTCAGCAGGAAGCACGCGCGCCCGCTCTCGTCCGGGAGGAGCACGACCGCCACGGCGGCCAGGCGTCGCCCGTCGGCTGGGACCAGCCGTCGCTCGAACGCCTCAAGGTTGGCGCGCGCCCGCGCGCGCAACGCGTCA contains:
- a CDS encoding TlpA family protein disulfide reductase; this translates as MDLPVWQATYEELKGFAFTVITVALDKSPEDARRWIEAARPTHPSLIDTKHVLADLYNIVNVPTVLWIDERGRVVRPNDVAFGTDTFRHITGLEAAKHLTALRAWVRGEAPPLPEARVRALQARPTPGDQQARAEFGLGQWLFEQGRAAAAERHFVRAGELAPHDFTIRRGTMPMRGIDPMGPQFRKMLQEWTGAGRSYYRPLPD
- a CDS encoding NAD(P)-dependent oxidoreductase; protein product: MRRIGIIGVGLLGTAVASRLLKGGFEVTGFDTRPEQVQALRPQGLKAGTSIAEAAVGAEAVFTILPSLESVETVVSGPAGLVETAPRDATLIQMSTISPELTRRLGEAAQAKGLGFLDAPMSGTSGMVARGDCTIFVGGEPGRVEACRPVFDAIARRTAYVGAVGMASLAKLATNLLVALNTAALAEALVLGAKGGLDPAQLVDLLRDSAAGSRMLDVRGPLMASHRFEPQMKLELFLKDFKLMLEEGRRLGVALPLTSIAQQLATATVAAGRGGEDLAAMVTTLELLAGMEGGGQTGRSK
- a CDS encoding cyclase family protein, with amino-acid sequence MAELIDLSVTVDASTLSPPSTNLRVEITPHRRGPGFWQVSSVRQSLHTGAHIDSPLHVFKDGITTAEIGLEQVTGDAVVLDLSSIGANHAITIDDLKGAGGDRVRKGDIVLLRTDWTDKMYGIWPDYFTQSPFFPPESAEWLVAKGPKSIGFDFFEEYCARLPDFSSEDFPMHRVILGAGIVIMEGLTNLGALPPRRVAFYAPFYKIAGTEGAPARFFAAVE
- a CDS encoding tripartite tricarboxylate transporter substrate binding protein: MLVASVLVAAAVQGAGPAAQEPYPTRPITIVVPFPPGGIADLSARPLAPALERVLKQPVVVANKAGAAGAVGMQSVAVAKPDGYTLLLGLVSISTIPEVDALFGRTPAFTRDQFVGIARLNADPPILVVGADQPWKSVKEVVEDAKRRPGEITYSSSGVYGASHVPMEMVLHAAGLRMRHLPTTGGAPAMTAVLGGHAAMWASPPALAVPHLRAGKLRALATWGGQRLAAFPDVPTMREVGYDIEYYLWAGLFAPKNVPANVVKVLRDAARQAVQDPEFKSAMEKIQTPIAYQEGDEFRAWWDRDATTLAAVIKRIGKIETR
- a CDS encoding nucleoside deaminase, encoding MTGDHDRFMALAVEEARGGLRAGERPFGSVVVRHGEVIGRGRNLVNSTKDPTAHAETLAIRDAAKNLSDSRLAGCIVYTTCEPCPMCCGAILWAGIDTLVIGTRYTSIRQLSNGLFDLRDYTVDRLVALTGFKLNIVSGVMAAECDAIYRDWPGWAGYPRPGGIHGRAD
- a CDS encoding CoA pyrophosphatase is translated as MHLFDDALRARARANLEAFERRLVPADGRRLAAVAVVLLPDESGRACFLLTRRAATLRAHATQWALPGGRIEDGESPGGAALRELDEELGLALGAESALGLLDDYGTRSGFIITPVVVWGRRDVELAPNPAEVSSVHRVPLDELEAPGVPRFVTIPESDRPVIQLPILGTLLHAPTAAVIYQLREAVVHGRPTRVHHFEQPVWAWR